The sequence below is a genomic window from Coffea arabica cultivar ET-39 chromosome 4c, Coffea Arabica ET-39 HiFi, whole genome shotgun sequence.
aggggagattgtaacatcccgaatattaggaggttgtttgtgaagaaaatattaaagtatatttcttcgggtttgatttaaaaccttattttgttttaaaagactagaaaccctaatattttagtcaaaaaccctattttacttgtgactaaccggttctcttaaatctctcacatttcgattgaaaccctaaatttaatcattgaaattggaaaattcctcacgttttcttaaaaatttccttttatttgaaaattattatttattaaagccctactacccaattgttcaacaataagtgcagatgaacctggaaaatagggttttacacttcggtttcaagatttgagcaaaattagggttttcgcgattttccgccggatgaattttcggtacggagcaaggaccaaattgggtgattaaaagtgacttttaagtgagaaataatatgtgagtagtagcaatgatataaggttagtgaatgggaagtaaaaaccctagtacgtgagttttaagaaaaacggcgcgaaccgacgggtcccgcgcactaccgtttgaacgcaccgcttgaccaccatttttcttaccaaacaagcttattgacttttgcacaaaatatcttcctaatttgcagctggtttgaccgaaattataaggctagaaatgtaagggaagaaagagaaaaaattgtggacaagattagtccaagtgttgaccaaaaattgtggacacaattagccttaatcttcttacttccttataagacaagttaagctccatttccttcatttttttgctCCATAaccgaaataagagagagagggaaagaccaagagaaaaacttcttcatttcttcttgattcaagctacaaagtgagaaaaccaaagaactaaaccgattaatcttgtccttgagtggttagttagtgtttggtggtgaaagtttggaaagGGAAGGCTTGGGCTGCTCTTTGTAAtctctattcaaggtaagagagcttatctctctaagttttactttcaattttgttaaattaagtttagtagtttgattatagtggtggaatcatggatgattagcatgttttagaggtttttccccaatttatttgatgaactagggcttatggaaattctgcccaaattgttgtaagatgcttatatgttgcaattgaggtttcataaggtgttgtgggagtgattagaccaagaaattaaggaaagttccactaaaaactaaagatttcagatttctggaaattcttgcttacattctgtccgaatttttatctgtgtgttagaggccgaattggccttaggtcaaagaataaaagcTGTATATAATGACATTttgtaggtgcctgtaaaatttcagctcaatcggagcaacgtaggatgtgaaaagtccaaaatacccttactgttttaagtatttcccaagcagtccgtgtgatcagttaagtccagtttatcccgtttttcgactaggatccattctgatttagctttttgccaaaacatgaaagcagtagtattctgaattagctttcaaatgcctctaagaacacctgattcggacttgtgtactctgagatatgtccattacagtgttctgcgtttaaacagccgacgaattggtttctggtttagtaatttgagaatttgactaagttacattaggaactggactaagtgaccttcatgaatgttgtatatctgtgtcttagcttcgaaacggcataggtttcgtctcaatccgataagcgtagctttggatatgttatttccgcattcgtatgtcaaatctgtcttgtgctaagttgaatttctgcacttgtgattgttataattcttgttattatgatattgtgagcctatggaacggctcttgacatgaattgctgatatgtataatgttgggttgtgtttgagaaaaaccatgaagcctaaaaggctggaaaattaggtaaacacaaagggcatgctgcccgaatttttactcgaggactagaaaactatattagcaacttgagtgaaggttaagtacttattacttgaactagcgagaaccttggccactatgtttcttgagtgttatacgttaggacttggacgaacttgtacccttgagaaatgaaataatgattgctcgaaatatgttttccttgtactttcaactcgcaagacaatttcaagtataaatattacaaagttttactgtttaaaaaggcgagcaagtgtttcacgactactgtccaagtgaatttcaatttcttgattcttattgaacgaaacgtctaagtttcgaactctagtcatgtttcaaagttctcaaattgagttttatcgcagatttggactccgaactcggagtataacctgaaagtgaccagtaaaggcattatatcttgtggtgagtgctttcaaatactgaattgcactagatacttgaactggatacgtgaccaatatgagtacttgttatatacgtgaattgacagggcaagagtgtactttatcgcacttgcccttacgtgatatacttgtttattgattgcaattgacttgatatacttgatgtgcgcacttcctggaattccagaaaccctgtggcgagttactctagtcgagccggcaagggcttggtcgattgggtaacgaaccctgggtctcttattttgtcgagtggagtgatacctcctcggctaatcggtatactcgagtattaccacccatgtttattgaggattttgggcccagtagggggtgtgaatggtggacggagagtcgtgtaagtggtgctctactggattggttcctttacttgaaagttgacggagtgtcaactactacgtgatcaagctcctgatgatgaatggaagttggctcctgagggccatccgtatccttatgctttggattgattattgcttattggattattgttgattttgaaaaacttttacactcgctcattttgagatttctacttgacgtgttattgctcacatttatgaactcttcatgctcgttactttgttatatcgaaaacttgtacttataaataatggtcaatttccTATTTGgaaactcactgggcttttagctcataccacgttatttgttttccttacaggaggtacgagtgacgcgtgagacttgtaaaagactagcgtagccttttgttttgacttttgacttttggtcttgtactcgcgctattccttgaatggaacatgttgtacttggattgtatacattttgaactagtttggtgtattgaggctttgtacctcgatttctatcaatgtaaattataagtttgaattgcggatattatttatggttcatggatgtgtgtacatgactcgattgagatagtgagtgagtcctggcgagagctgggcaggcggtccgccgaaccctttggtacgccttagggaaaggtggggtcgtcacagcctAACTTTCCATTTACTTGTTCTAAACATGACATATTTTTAGGCTAGGATACTACTAATAattagcactttttttttttgtcaaaagtcATCTTAGTGACTTTTGTACTTTTTAAAGCATCATATAATGAGAAAGAGAACAAGactataaaaatgaaatgcctaaaacaaaaatgatataAACAAATATAGACATtctgtttaattaattattaggTCATGACCATCATACACTGATCTTGAgtccaaaaaattaaataaaagaacCCACgggctcttcttttttttttttttttttgtggtagcAAAAGAATTTATGTTGTTACTTACCAATTGATTAATAAATTAGTTGTATCAAAAGTTTAAAAAGAAATCTATAAATGTAAAGCAACTATAGATTTCTTGAGTatgaggaaaaagaagaggatTTCTACATAAAATAAACTTGAAATGAGTAAGCTTCATGTATGAGcaacttttattttttgactaatcaaatgaaaaagGAGTCTATATATGAAATGGTGTAATGAGGTTCAACAAGCGTGCAAAATAAATATTAAGCTTCCTGAGCATGGgcattttaacctttttttttccctctattTTCACCTTTATATCTTTTCATCTGAATCTTTTTATACCTCTACAACTAAAAACCAGGAAACCCATGGTAATAAAGAATAATTCCTTCTTGCCTAAACCTATTTATGTTAGGATTTGTTATTTGCAAGCTTTGCTCTTAATTCTTTCCCTTGTTCACTCTACCAGGACAATCCTGTTCCTCTTCGTTCTATACATTACTGCATTTGTAAACTTAACTAAGAATATGCCATTTAGAAACTAGAAAGACTCAGCCCATGTGTATAAGCACTAAGTCAGGTAAATGTTTTCTTCACTTGAAATTTTCTCAATGTCCAAAATAAGATACCTTGTGAAAGGATACAGGACAGTTGGTATCATCTCAATTCCCACAAATTTGACGTTAGGTAAATGTTTGAAAGCATCATCCTCAGGGTCTTAACAGAAGGGGTTAAATGTGCAATAACCGATCAACAGTTGAAATCTTCTCAATATCCCACCAGAATGTGATGTGTGTTTTGCAGAAACTTGGGCACAAGTGACTCATTTTCAATAACAATTTATGATGAGACATCAGCCCCCAAGTCCTCCTTCCAGCAACTATGCTACTACAAAGACAAACTCTATACAGTTTCAAAGATGCGAAAATGTGGAAGAAACAACAAACAGGCGTATTAAGTAGGAAAAATGTGTGTGAGGATCTGTTCATTGAGAAAGCAAGACTAGGGCATTATATGTTGTGGGAGACAGGGTGGATGCCCTTCATGCCTTGGTTCCATGAACTATCAGGCACGTCGAAATCGTCCCAGGTTCCTTTGGCTCATCATTTAGCGGATGCAATGTGTTCTAGTGCACCCACAACTTCTTTCATTGATGGTCTTGCTTCAGGATTAGAAGCAAGACACCTTAGAGTAAGCTGAGCCACGTCCACAGCAGCTTTTATTGGGTATTTGCCTTCCAACCGAGAATCCATTATGCTTGTTATCTTTCTTTTGTCCGATAAATGAGGCTTGATCCAATCAACCAAGTTGCGTTTCCCCTGCTGATGATTAACGTCCAGAGCCCTTAAACCTGTTAGCACTTCGGCCAATACAACACCAAAACCATACACATCGCTCTTCACATACAAGCGTCCTGTTACATACGAATTCCACGTCATTATGACTCTTGACCTTTCGATTGGCATCTGGCTCAGACTTGATTTAAGCCAAACTAATCAAAACTATAGCTTCTACCACTGCCATGATCACAAGCAAGAAGCTTAAAAGATCTATGTATGATTACCTGTTGCTATATACTCGGGAGCAGCATAGCCATAGGTCCCCATAACACGTGTTGACACACGTGATTGACCATCTGAAGGACCCATCTTTGCCAAGCCAAAATCTGATAGTTTGGCATCGTAAGACTGAAAACAGAATGTTTTGATCAATGTTAAAAGCAATGAAGCTTCCCATGGTTCAATCTCAAAACAGCATTATTCATAACCTAAATTGGTATGTAAGTAAAATTTTTACAGCAAGCATATGGAGtctaagaaagaaattttagCTTTAGCAGACAAATCAAGAAAATTTTGCATCCAATAAACTTGGATTAATAAAACAATATGAGTATTAATGAGGTATATCGATCTAACTTACACCATCAAGTAATATGGACGATGCCTTGAAATCTCTGTAGATAACTGGTTTCTTTAATGCATGAAAAAATGCCAGAGCACGACCAGCTCCAATTAAAATCTTAAGCCTTACATCCCATTGAAGTGGCTGAATAGAAGAGCCCCCTAAAAATATAATAAACACCACGACACAAATTACTGCATGGTAGATCAATACCTTAGATGATGCCAGGCTGTTTGCAAATACTGTTAGGATAGTAAAACTCTCACTTCCAAAGAGGTGATTCTTAAAGCTGCCCTTTTGCATATACTCAAAAACAGCAAACAATGCTCCATTATGCCAGCAGTAACCATGGAGCTTAATAAGGTTAGGATGAGAAAGCTTTCCAAACATCCATATCTCGGACTGCATAAAGAAATATAAAGAACCTTTTGAAGCAACTCAGGAAATGTTCAACATCAACACACAAGGTGAATTGTATCTATTCATAAATCACGAGGAATTGACATACATATTTAACAACGTCAACCACCTTTCTCCTTTCCTCTTTTAAGTAGAAAATGTAGAAGATATAGCAAACACTTTCTTCAGTAAAAAACTCATAAGCCAATCCACTAACATTCAAATTCTTATTAATGTAAATTGTTGTGCAACCTTGCACCTTCTTATTTGACATTAATCATGCAAGTTTATTTTAAACTGCTAGATCTAAATTCACTAGCTGTGCTATACATGCCACTACCCATTGGGCAGTGGAAAGAGAACCATGCAAgggaagcttttttttttttgtccattCTGTGAATACATGCCCATGACAACTGTGACTGGCAACACCAGATATAGCATAATTTGGGCCAAATTCTAAGTAGCTCTAATACATTTGACTCTTCTTGTATATTGTTAGTATGATTTATCAAATCATCAACATGAAAGATTCCTTTTTGGAAGTTGACGCAAGCAATTTTGTTGATAATAAAAAACTGCTTTAGATCAACAACTggacctttttcttcttttttctttgtcagGGAGATGATATGCCTAAAGAAAGGTCAGTAATGAATTATTTCAAGAGAGATGGCACTATAAAAAGGAAAGCTTTGTTCCACCCTTTTATGTTCCAGTCTTTTATGTGCCAACATAATTGATTCAGATAAGATGAACAATGTGCATGAAGGAATAAAAAAGCCGATACCAATTGAATCCAAAATGACTTTATATGTTCAGTCAGTTACAAGCTTAGTTTGAATTACCATGCACTGCTCAATTCCTTGAAGACTTTCAGGATTCCATTTTTTAATTGCAACAGGTGATTGACTGCCGCCCTTTGATGTGGACTTATCATGAATCCAACCTTTGTATACTCTTCCAAACCAACCTTCTCCCAGCACTCTATCACTTCTGAAACTTTTAGTTGCAGCTAAGAGGTCTGGGTAAGTGTAAATTCTCAAGTTAGGGAGGTCGCTGATATCCCCAATTGGATAAACCTCCTCACTTTTGCTATCCCCAATTGAAAATGCTGCATTGGTGTTTGCCTGTGATGTACCTGGCCAAAATGCACTTATAATTGTCCTTTGTCCCGGTCTAATGATTTTACACATAAAAAACTTAGGGGGCAAGTGGAGCAGTTTTATCATGCAAATGTGACTCAAAGAAGTTAAAAGAAGTTAAGGTAGTCTCAAAGTATCCCCACACCAATGGTAGCTCTTGAAATGGAAGGTataaaaaaggaaattaaaataaacaaaaaccaATTGTTTCACAAAAATAATTGTAccaaagataaaaaaaaaaaattgacaaaggAACCGCGTTAAAATGCTGGGATAGGTATTGTGGAAAATTTGCCTACTGTTGGTTAAAATTTTGAACTATTGTGCTGAAAGAATTTCAGTGAACACAAGGGCAATTAATAGAAATATATTTGTGCAAAAATAGAACAGCCTAATAGATTCCAGTCTGAACTAACAAGTTTCAATTGTCCAAGCAGAAAGTAGCTGGACTATAAACAAATGAAGGCTTGCTCAGAAAAGAAACTGGAGCTCAGGCTCTAATATTATGGCACCTACCTACTCCTGTCATTCCCTCAGTTACTCTCGTCTTTTCTGATGTGCCAAGTTGACCATCAAGCCACGATCTTACATGAGTAGAGAACCTTAACGACTTAGGATCTTTTAAAGCCTCAACTATGTGTAGCATTTGAGGTCGCTTAGAGTGCTGTGGATGTAGACAGGCCTTTGCAACAACAGCAGCTACCCACACTTCAGTCAAGAGATCCTGATCCATCACTAAAGATGGATCAACAATGTTCACGAAGAGTTCTTTATCATAAGTATTGATGTAACACAGGACTTTATCCATCCGACCATTGATGCTTGAAACATTGTGATCACCAAAACCTGGATGACCTGTGACTAGTTCAAGCAATACCTTTCCAAAGCAATAAACGTCATAGGCACACGTTGCATTGGATGAACCTCGTCATTTATGAGAAGATTAAGACAAAGGTACGGTCAAGCATATGCTTTTAGTAATCTTGTTTAACCTTTAAAAGCCATTTCTTATCAAACATGTAGCTGGGCATAAGCAGATGAAGAATTTTTCGCAAAAAAATAACAAAGCTAACTGGTGATAGTGCTGCTTTAAGGACACCCAATCTCTCAAAGTTTTGAACTTTTTTGCTATTTCCACTATTCTTTTTTCTTGCAGTTCAAATTTCAAGCAGCTGTTCACCATTTAAATTTAAGGTCCACCAGTTTTCTATTCTGCTTCCCTTCTGAATTATAGTTTGTAAGATGTCAGATTGACTCGAAAATCAGAGGCTAATTACCATTTTTCGATAGTGAGaggaaaaagtaaaaagaacAAACAAACCATACTGCAATAAATTTTACATACCTGCAGTGCCTCCTTCAGAAGCCCTGAATCTAAAGAGAAAAGAGTAGCCACAAAACTCAAATAAGTCACATTGGGTATGAATTATAATTACAACTCTATAGATTTGATACATTGGGTATGAATGATAATTATAACAGAATCTAGTGCTAGTAAAGTAACACCTTTAGCTTCTTTTCAGATTAACTACGTCAATCACTAAGAGAACCCCTGGTTCAGAAGTTATGTGCATGCTATTATTTCTTTTATGAGTTCAAAGAGACACATTACAATGTCAAGCCTTCAGCCACTGCAAGTGAATCCTCTGATTCTTGTAATAAAAGCCCAAAGTTTCCTCAATTAGAACTATTACATTGATGAAAAGCTTCTTATACTGTAAACATTTTCATTCCAAGGATCCACTTGATTTTGTGATTTTACTCTTAAGAAGTTTAAAACATGGCCATGATATTGCAGATTATTTACCAGCAGACATTTTATGGGGATAGAATTGAATAGGAAGTCTCACGAGAACACCAAAAACTTAGAAGTATCACCATGGCACAAAATACTTACTTTGACAACCATAATAACCTTGAAATCCTGTTCTGATGTCTCTCTTTTTTCTCGGTACAGACATCAGCAAGCCTTCCTATCCGTGCTTCAAAGTTTTCATCAATTAGTATGCTGCGAGCTTCAACATTTCTGTAACGATTATAACAAAATCATGCCAATTGACAGGTGAAGCCCATCATGGAATGTTCAAGAGGTAAAAAATGACACATAAGGAAAAAAggaatgaaagaaaaaggaaaagcactGCTCAAACACTATCATAGGAATCATTCACAAAAAGATTCCAGAACCAAAACTCAAGAGCCATCACTTTATCATCAGGTGAAGTATGCTGAGATAGTAGGGGCGAGTTAGAATCTTCAATATTTTATGTACGTCAAATTTACATTTCAATTATATCAGGAGGTAAGGCTCTATGCCTAGGAAAATGAATATGCCAACAAGCAAGATTCTTGGGTTTACCTATGAACAAGGGGTGGAACACATTCGTTATGCAAATAACACAAACCCTGTGCAGCTCCATTTGCAATCTTCAACCTCGTAACCCAATCTAACGATGCTGGTTGTTGCCAATTAGCATTGCTATCATCCGAGGCAACTCCCCTATGACACAAATAACTGGACAAGTCTTTGTTAGGCATGTACTTATAAACCAGAAACTTGTTATTCCCATTCTCAAAGCAATGCCCCAGCAAAGGGACAAATCTAGCATGAGAAACCATGCCAAAAAATTCCAATTCAGTTACCAAGTATGATGACACTGACAGATCAACCTTTTTAACAACAATCTGAGGTCCACCTTCTAAAACACCGTAGAAGAGATCACCAGAGCGGCCATG
It includes:
- the LOC113739485 gene encoding probable serine/threonine-protein kinase PIX13, which gives rise to MDKVLCYINTYDKELFVNIVDPSLVMDQDLLTEVWVAAVVAKACLHPQHSKRPQMLHIVEALKDPKSLRFSTHVRSWLDGQLGTSEKTRVTEGMTGVGTSQANTNAAFSIGDSKSEEVYPIGDISDLPNLRIYTYPDLLAATKSFRSDRVLGEGWFGRVYKGWIHDKSTSKGGSQSPVAIKKWNPESLQGIEQCMSEIWMFGKLSHPNLIKLHGYCWHNGALFAVFEYMQKGSFKNHLFGRGSSIQPLQWDVRLKILIGAGRALAFFHALKKPVIYRDFKASSILLDGSYDAKLSDFGLAKMGPSDGQSRVSTRVMGTYGYAAPEYIATGRLYVKSDVYGFGVVLAEVLTGLRALDVNHQQGKRNLVDWIKPHLSDKRKITSIMDSRLEGKYPIKAAVDVAQLTLRCLASNPEARPSMKEVVGALEHIASAK